A section of the Oreochromis niloticus isolate F11D_XX linkage group LG9, O_niloticus_UMD_NMBU, whole genome shotgun sequence genome encodes:
- the LOC112847818 gene encoding zinc finger protein 595-like: protein MSSTQKDQHGARSQRSQEADKPHRRKREKKHTCDECGKDFTGKAELKHHQVIHTRERPFSCDLCGKTFSWKCSLKQHQLIHSGVKAYSCDQCGRAFTRSSYLQRHLVTHSGIKAYSCDICGKTFSHTASRNIHLRIHTGHDVYCCEQCGRQFTTDTQLQRHMFTHTEERPYKCDLCEKTFKAPRHLRKHQQIHTRKRLYKCSYCEKQSDTDGSSSQPCHHCGGGKKFRCDLCGKTFILQRSLKLHQRRHTGDKLNYCKECGRSFTTSSDLKQHELIHSGVKKHLCDQCGSSFITAWKLKRHKRVHTGEKPYKCRHCDKSFSCSGSRNDHEHTHMEGKYSCDQCDKTLKNFSSYSQHKRSHVTNKLFHCYQCAKTFTKLSALCKHQRDHSGLESLPLQ from the exons gaccaacatggagcgagaagtcagcgctctcaggaggccgacaaacctcacagaagaaagagagagaaaaaacacacctgtgacgagtgtgggaaggattttactggGAAGGCTGAACTAAAACaccatcaggtcatccacactagagagagaccgttcagctgtgacttgtgtggaaagactTTTTCCTGGAAGTGTTCCCtaaaacaacaccaactcatccacagtggagttaaagcgtacagctgtgatcagtgtggcagagcttttactcgcAGTAGCTACTTACAgaggcatctagttacccactctggaattaaggcatacagctgtgacatttgtggaaaaaccttCAGTCATACAGCGAGCCGAAATatacacctacgcattcacaccgGACATGATGTGTACTGCTGTGAACAGTGTGGCAGACAGTTTACAACAGACACACAGTTACAACgccacatgtttacccacactgaggaacgaccttataaatgtgacctgtgtgagaagacttttaaagctCCACGTCACCTgagaaaacaccaacagatccacaccagaaagagactctacaagtgcagttactgtgag aagcagagcgacacagatggatccagttctcaaccctgtcatcactgtggtggtgggaaaaaGTTTCGTTGTGacctctgtggaaaaactttcattCTTCAGCGAAGCCTAAAActacatcaacgtagacacactggagacaaactgaacTACTGCAAGgaatgtgggagaagcttcaCCACATCAAGTGACTTAAAACAACATGAACTCattcacagtggggttaaaaagcacctctgtgatcagtgtgggtcatccttcattACTGCATGGAAGCTTAAACgacacaaacgagtccacacaggagagaaaccatacaagtgcagacactgtgacaaaagttTCTCATGTTCAGGTAGTCGTAACGATCATGAACatacacacatggaaggaaagtacagctgtgaccagtgtgacaagaccTTGAAGAATTTCAGTTCATACTCCCAACACAAACGATCCCAtgttactaataaactgtttcactgttaccaatgtgccaaaacattcactaaattatctgctctgtgcaaacatcagcgtgatcactcAGGGCTGGAATCACTCCCATTacagtga